In the genome of Deltaproteobacteria bacterium, the window CCATTGCTGTTGTTGAAATCTCAAATTTATTTTCTGCGGATTTGTCCTGCATACTCATGCCTGATGATTCAAATGACACATTAAAGATTATAGCAATAGAGCCGCAGACTCAACTATGCCGTGATTTTATAAACCTTAAAGAGTAATGCGCATTAAGCAGGGCAGTAAAGACAGGCAGTCTTGTTATCTCTAATGAAGCAAATAATTGTCTTGCCAGAATTGCCGACACATCACTGTCAAACCTTTGTGTATGCCTGCCGCTGTATGCAAATAACAAGATTGCTGCCATACTGCTTATTCAGCATCGTGATAAAAATGATGTGTCAAACGATGAAATAAACCTTCTAATTGCTGTCGGCAACCTCATCTCATCAAATATCCATCGCGCAGAATTATATAATAATCTCATCTATGAGAAGCAGCAGATTGAATCTGCAAACGCAAGAATCAAACACCTGAATTTTGAACTTGAACAAAGATATGTAGAATTACAAAACACACAGGAGCAGTTGGTCCAATCACAGAAGCTGGAGGCAATGGGGAGATTGGCAGGCGGTGTTGCCCATGACTTTAACAATATACTTGTAGTCATTCTTGGGTATGCAGAACTCTTGCTCTCAAAATTTAAGGAAAAAGGTGCTACAAAGAGCCCTCCAGAAAGCAGGTTATTGATTTGCAGGTAGTAAGCCCAAATGATATTGTAATCAATAACATAAACATCGTAAAGACCATGCTGCCAGAGGATGTGGAAACCATGGTTATCCCTTATCCTGAAATTATCAACATTGAAGCAGATACCCATAAGATTGAACAGGTGCTTATGAACCTTGTAATCAATGCTAAAGATGCAATGCCTGCCGGCGGAAGGATTACAATAAAGATAAATGTAATAGAACTGGATGGGATACAGGCAAAAAATCTTCATTTAAAAAAGGGCAGGTATGCTGTTGTATCTGTGTGCGATACAGGCGCAGGCATAATGGATGATGTTATGCCTCACATATTTGAGCCGTTTTTTACAACCAAGGATAAGGGTAAAGGCACAGGCTTGGGACTGTCTGTCGCATATGGGATTGTCCGGCAGCATAATGGGACAATAGATGTGGAGAGTATGGCGGGCAGGGGTTCAATATTCAATGTTTACCTCCCTGTTACAGAAAAGATATTGAAAGAGGAGGATTCAAAACCAAGGCAGACTCAGAATGATTTGCCTTTAGGAAAAGAGAATATACTTGTTGCAGAGGATAATGAGGCTGTCCTTATCCTTATAAGTGATACACTAAAATCATTAGGCTACAATGTTACAACAGCAGAAAATGGTTATGAGGCTATAAGGCTGGCAGAGGGAGCGGAAGGGCCTTTTGACATGCTTGTTACTGATGTGATTATGCCCCGTATGAACGGCAAAGAATTGTTTGAAAGATTAAGCGCAAGGTTTCCATCTATGAAGGTGCTTTATATATCAGGTTATACTGATGATATAATACATAAATCAGGCATTAAGGATAAGGATGTTGTTTTACTGGAAAAGCCATTTGACAAACAGAAACTTGCCCAAACAATAAGACATATCCTTGGCAGCAGCCCTTCAGAGAAATTTTAATCAATAAACCATAGGAGAAACCCACATGAGACAAAGTATACTTTTATCTATTATTGTTACTGTCTTGGTTTTTTGCCTTCACTCCCCTGCTTTAAGCATGCAGGGGCAGGCTTCAGTCTCTCTTGCCAAGCCTTTTAAAACTACCCTTGATAACGGTATGACGGTTATCATTGAGGAAAATCATTCTGCGCCTGTTGTTGCATTTCAGATGTGGGTTAAAGTCGGCAGTGCAGACGAGGATGAAAACATAGCAGGTATCGCCCATGTATTTGAGCACATGCTCTTTAAAGGGACAAAAAAGAGAAGGGTTGGCGAGATTGCAAAAGAGGTGGATGAGGCAGGTGGAAATATCAATGCATTCACATCCTATGACCACACTGTATATCATCTTGTGCTTGCCGGCAGGTTTTTTGATAAAGGTCTGGACCTTATTGCAGATGCAATACAAAATTCATCCTTTGACCCTGATGAACTTGCGAAGGAGACAGAGGTGGTCCTTGAAGAACTCAAGATGGGTGAGGATGACCCAAGTAGAAAACTATATCAGAAATTACTAGACTCATCCTATACAACACATCCGTACAAAAGACCTGTAATAGGCTTCCCTGATACGAAATCTGCATTTAAAGATTTTAAACCATCCCTTGACCCTCATAAGAAGAGGACTCGTGAACCAGAGCAAAAAAAGACAAATGGTTTTATCCTGAATGAAGAGATTAAAGAGGCAAGGCTTGGGCTTACATTCCATATCCCTGATTTAACCCATCCTGATATATATGCAATTGATGCCCTTGCACTTATACTTGGACAAGGGGAAAGTTCAAGACTCTACCAAAGGCTAAAGGGAAAAGAATCCATTGTAAGTTCTATATCCTCCTATGCAATGACACCAAAAGAGCCGGGTTTGTTCTTTATAACATCCAGCCTTGAGACAGGAAATGTGAAAAAGACAGTTGCCGCTGTTTTAGAAGAGATAGCAAGGATTAAATATGAAGGTGTATTAGGTGCTGAACTTGAAAAGGCAAAACTTAATCTTGAAAGCGAGTTTATATATTCAAGGGAGACAAGGGAGGGAAGGGCAAGACAGTTAGGCTATTATGAGACATCAGCGGGCGGGCTTGATTATGAAAAAAGGTATCTGGAAGGTATATCAAAGATTACCTCTTCTGACATCCGAAAATCTATTGAAAGATACTTAACCCCTGAGAATATGACTATCGGGCTTATGCTCCCAAAGGGCGAAAA includes:
- a CDS encoding response regulator, with the protein product MQVVSPNDIVINNINIVKTMLPEDVETMVIPYPEIINIEADTHKIEQVLMNLVINAKDAMPAGGRITIKINVIELDGIQAKNLHLKKGRYAVVSVCDTGAGIMDDVMPHIFEPFFTTKDKGKGTGLGLSVAYGIVRQHNGTIDVESMAGRGSIFNVYLPVTEKILKEEDSKPRQTQNDLPLGKENILVAEDNEAVLILISDTLKSLGYNVTTAENGYEAIRLAEGAEGPFDMLVTDVIMPRMNGKELFERLSARFPSMKVLYISGYTDDIIHKSGIKDKDVVLLEKPFDKQKLAQTIRHILGSSPSEKF
- a CDS encoding insulinase family protein, with translation MRQSILLSIIVTVLVFCLHSPALSMQGQASVSLAKPFKTTLDNGMTVIIEENHSAPVVAFQMWVKVGSADEDENIAGIAHVFEHMLFKGTKKRRVGEIAKEVDEAGGNINAFTSYDHTVYHLVLAGRFFDKGLDLIADAIQNSSFDPDELAKETEVVLEELKMGEDDPSRKLYQKLLDSSYTTHPYKRPVIGFPDTKSAFKDFKPSLDPHKKRTREPEQKKTNGFILNEEIKEARLGLTFHIPDLTHPDIYAIDALALILGQGESSRLYQRLKGKESIVSSISSYAMTPKEPGLFFITSSLETGNVKKTVAAVLEEIARIKYEGVLGAELEKAKLNLESEFIYSRETREGRARQLGYYETSAGGLDYEKRYLEGISKITSSDIRKSIERYLTPENMTIGLMLPKGEKALLTLDEILKTAGASVVETEKSYKEGQGMKGTEAPFMVKGQETIKIKLDNGMTLIVKEDHTNPVVAMYAAVEGGIRFEGEKTNGLSNFIEGNF